The stretch of DNA atacaaattatctttatcgataaattttattttttaactctacgaaagaaaaattaagtatacatatttaggctatggatttaaattgtttcagtcaatgcagaatgcgtagattttcaggtagaggggtgttcagtcactgggtacgaaaaattgcgaaaacccaatgaatgaacaatggcaaaatttcttttaatttaaaaagaaatttgaagtttctttgagatattttcatttttgtacttttttgtgaTGCAGatatttttatatgcttatttatttatgtatttcattatatactttataatttctttatttttgtctttgcaaacaatgcactttttactgagttttatcttttatctatctgtatattaacctaacTACCtgtacctacatctatctttctatatttttatctctcttgatagatagacaggtagatagagagatagagaaatagaaatatataagagagagaatagataggtagatatgtatgtatgtttgtatataaataaatagatcaatagatagaggaagatatagagatagatatgtaaaaaataagaggtaattAGATacataggtagataaatatagagatagaataggtaggtagatagatagatcagtagatttattgatagataaatagataagtagcggttaatagatagatagctatataagatatataaatagatagataagtagataagtatatatatatatatatataataaaagtgaaaaatattgaaaagaccacaccaaaagcccatagatgtgcaacgcagcaaaactaaaaagccaagtaaaaataaaattaagcaaacagaatttcaaatattaaacaaattatatataattaatgatgaaaaaggaaaattgcaaacagctattaaataagaaaagataaagtatgaatccagagctcatcagccatggaggattcattaattatggtcaaaagattaaaaatttaactatgaactaaaagagaatgtttaagctccagtacatgcaatatagagtaacattgggcaaaagcaccagttgctaaactaaaaacagtaaactagagctcaaacctaaaacaaaaagcagggggtttcgcctcgactaattaggaaaacaacttccgataattagccatccacgggacagtacctgcctataacaaaattatcttaccttgaaatccatatAAAAAGAGCCAATTCCATTGTTCAACCAGATAAAAATCCTTTCCAGTTgtcaacgtaaaaataaaaaaaaataaaatcatatccaGAAGATCAATCCAGAGACATACCAGTCGCctgtttcccacgtgtaaaaattcatacaccccggtgattcataaaaaatagtttgtcacgattgtatcatacatttacacagttaaacagtttcaaaagaagcgaaatgctcatcgaaggctatacttaagcaaatgttttcaaccagatttttagggaaattattattaaaaagtatgtttttgagtactgaaatttcttgattaaatgcagaaatggtattgcaaattctttttattctgatagcttgtgaaacaatgatgccaataaaaacctttttacttaaccctagcgtcaatgaccggGTACCCCGGGTACCTTTTTGcgacttttatcataatttttacgcTTTATAACAAggtctttttaaaattgcttttaatccttGTTGTTTACATGAATCTGAACTAAAGAAAGTTGTAACCGtgttttcaaaatagattttGGTTAGAGTTTTTTagcctttaaaatttttatacctagATTCAATAACCAGGTACGCGGGTACCCATTGCACTGCACTTCaaaaaataccccttgaaaatgcttctgacaccaatttttgatgattCTCGTGTAAAATGAAcctttgaatcaaaatatgaccAATGTTCCCCCCCcttcactcccctcccccctttgttATCGCGCCCCCAAATTGTATAACGCTTTCGGCAATTACATAgtaattatttcagtaattatttatatttgatagggAAAACAGCATTGTATTCACCATTAATATTCTTCTGAAGGGTTAGAGAAGAGTctagttcaaaagcatgaacatttgtagcaagttgggACACTCCAAGcgcgtatccccccccccaaaaaaaaaaaatataaaaaaacctcagaaacgattttttttttcgataaaggtttgtttttcaatttttttcacttattttctggtGAAAACCGAAAAATTAGACTCACTTCTTATGTCCGAAAAAATTTTCgcgctgtaaaaaaaataaaataaataaaaattaataaatacttgAAAACATTGCAATTACACACGAGTCACACTGCAGATCGTAGACGCAAAGAAAGTTTCCGTAtaattgaaatttattcaaattacatttacagatataattaatattttaaattaaattaagtatacTGATAATTATATTTCACAGGGTACTACACCCGTTGGTTTTCACCATTCGATCAAATGCttcgaaattatcaaaatttgATCAATCATGTCAGCactacattttgttttgttataaaacgaAATAGTTGTGACTTCTAGAGTTTGCTCCAGAACTTCTTTTGCTATGATGTGAAGTAGAAAACAATATTACGgtcttttctctttttgttgatGTACGAACATATTGTTACATCATCAGTGATACCGAATTAGGAAATTCCGTTTCTCTCAATATGtagacaataatatttcagttggactatattatcttccttttttgtcttttttttttttttttttttttgagtatacctACGAATGTCAGACGGCATGACAGCAAAGGTTGAGCAAATGATAGTGAAGATAAAATTACAGATACTATTTTTTGGTACAACAGGCCTATATGTATATGGTATGAGCTTTGCGGGCCTCATGTGGTCCGCGGGTCGTAAGTTGAACATTactggtataaataaataaaatactaccaaTTCACTATAAAATACCAAAGTGTAAAATCTAATACATCCAGTATTACGAAAAAACTGGAGAAACACATTTGTTTCTAACAGACAATTTAGCCTGAAACGTAAACATAAAACGCTGGAAAACAATAAACCATTTCGTTTTTTGGTAAAAACAGGATACACAAATTTCCCCAGATGAGGGTGGAAGAAAACGTTTCAATTAAATAGAAGAGatgtcagaaagaaaaaaaatatttttctgctctaaatctttgaaattcaaaatgGGTACCTGGTTATTGAAAGTAAGGGAAAAGtttggtcattgacgctagggttaagcaggaggaaaaatcttgtaagctgttaactgaaattaaattcacgccttttatcatagattgtagtggaacaatttgagtcaatttgtatgttgatatccaggaaattaaagctattttgattagaactagtctttttgagcgttaatgaattatgataaatagttttgctaagttcagaaaaattcggaaaatttatacacaaaaggtcattgATGTacctgcaacaaagaggtgtagaggcaGTATTgtcaatttaatattttctctcataatataaaagaaaaaggttggctaatgtagagctaaaattagctcccattgcaataccattaatttgtagaaaacatgaattaccatttttgaaaaaattattgaaaatacaaaatttaaaaagaccaagaaaaaacaattcattaaaatcaagagAATACTTGaccgaattaaaaagttctgacacAGAGggaaaaagttcaatgagtgggatattggtgaaaaggatttcaaaatcaaaagtttctaagttatttatatcaagcatattaagtaaattgatcactTCTACACTTTTATTAACAATCCAAAACCAATtcttttgttgaagtttaagttggtctagaatttttttgagaaactgttcaagttttacactcagattttttccgatggtgttggtggcagagcatATAAAACGAAATCCAACAGGTGTtatatgaaattttggaattgcatataagtaaggtaagttaacagaatcaggacgtggcaatttaaaaagtttgtaagcagcagcaaattttttgatgatggaggattcattaagtttggaggaattataagtggtggtttttttctagttcatttttcaaaatattagcatataattttttgcagcagatagagtaattagaactggctttatcaacaactgtcaagacaaaggcttttttaaactcattaatagcattattttcatcagcagagAGATGGAAGTATGAAGATTCTGTGTTGACAATATCACGTAAACGTGatttcaattcaattaaaaagtagtgtctatattcaagaaatacattaagtggaacattaaaactataggagatttttcttaaaaaatattcaagtttaaATGTAAGCTTATTATAAACTTTCaggaaattaatacgaaaattaggccgatatttagtacttaaactaaaaagtttaatgagttttttgttttgtaaaaaatttaaatcaccgGTCAGAATATGACCAAGATCAGAGTTGAAGAAGATGGAATTAGAGAAATTAGCACAATTGCAATCAAAGTCCAAATATTTATCAAAGTTTTTAGCAACTTCTTGATGGTTTAGAATTTTTTTGGAGAAAGGAGGATTGAATTTGTAGCTGAAGACAATTTGTAGATCCttgatggggaaaaaaatccaaaagtttactatgtagttttgaaaagtttaaatagtcAAAGGATTTTTgcaagaaactaaaagtacagtAGTAGGTTTGATGTTGTTGAGTAGAACCAACTTTGTAGATCAGAAGAtcataacaaagaaattcaaagtgtgtatttttaaaaaggtagtttggaaggaaatttttgagttttttagaaatttgagttttagactaaaaagaaatttcctttcattttctgtgtcataagaatgacaaaatgaattttcaagctTATCTAGAATATTAATGGGCAAAAAAATGCAGAAACGAGGAGGGGATTTTCCTTTCAGTTCttgcgattttttagagatatttacatagatcaattaaaatgttttaactatcacaatctgtatagtatataatttaaaattactaggatttttaaaaagtgaaattgtgcttaactgttcattcactggtcggtctaccctaatcaagaagcgaattaaatattgtgctctacgcttgctatcaaccttatcgttgccaatacacatgagtaaagatgcgaattaaatatttttctccgtgaatggcaacactgaatggcatttcatcatttgatgtcacacgacaaaaacgtaaacaataaaagcacaccaatttaagtatttttttaaatctattaaacttgaacaaattatttaaaaaatgatcagatcttatatttttaagcttgctctttcagaaaaaaaatacttttaaaattttggaaacgaccccattgcgagACTGGTAACTTCATCATCCCTATGACTGCCAACAACATTGAtgctcatttctttttaaattcaaaaatatgcattaatggTGAGCATTGCCCCCTAATCTCACAGTTGTCCTTTATGCTTCCTTCTTATTCTGGAAGAAAAATATCAAaggaagtgtgaaaaaaaaagcattatccAGACACAAAAAAGATAACCAAACAGTTTCCAAAGTGCATGACGTTATTTTACAAGTGCATTTTGTCTTAAGATGCTTTTTAACTCAAAAACCATTAGTACAATGCATGATGTAACCTCAAGGGGGGAAAAAGTCATTACATGAATTTTCAAGCTGttaccttgaattttaaaaaagaaaggaaaatgtaaAAGCTTATTTCCTTGACAGGGGGAGGGACTCAAATATGTGTTAGTATTCTGAGATTACAAATATTCTGATTTTTGGAGGTTTTAAGACAATTATTTTgtcaaacattaaaataaaaattcaaggtaTATTATTAATTGTAATAAATGCTACATTCAAATGCTTTCatataaattgaataaatttcatCGTTTATAGAATCAAAGAATTGCTCGTTTGTTGACAATATCAGTCAGAAACAAAGGAAATGAAGGATTCACAGCCATTTCAAGATCTTGtcctatatatgtatataattctCAAAAACTGACTCAGGATGCTTTCAATGCAATTCAAAAGCTGAATATTGGTTCTAATTCTTCATGGTAAGTagcattttattaatttcctTAATTTCGTAATCTAACTTTTACTGAAGGAATGAAGTTGTTAAGGAATAAATTCATGATGGAATtcctccatcttttttttttttttttagcaaaccaaatgattctaaatgattaagcccgataataaaatcaaaaactaaagaaaaatggaaaaatgtttgaagcggaaattaaatttgtatgattACCATGGTCTCATCTTTTATTCCCTTTGattgttttgttattattttttttttcaagcatttttaaaaatgtaaatattttctgttaAGAAGTTTGTGGAATTATGTTTAGTAAATTATTAACATCTTGAATTACAACCTGCTTTCGAtagtgtttaattttgaaaaaatgtcttcttttgcATTTTCAGCAAGGAAAAGAAACTTTTcttctcttttaaaatatttctaaggctTTTGCTGGTTTTTGTTAAgcttcatgctaagttttcaaatgtgctaataatttgaagaaatcttgaaaaataaataaataaaatactaatatCTCTATAGTAAATCTAGTAGGATTGGTATAAATCTAGTAGGTATTGACAAAGAAAACAATCTGTTGAGGCAGAAAAATCTGGGGCCAAGTCTAGCAAAAGCGAGTCAAACCTAGTCAAACAAAAGCGCAGCCGTAGCAGTGGCAGCTccagaaggggagggggaggggcatgGCTCCTTCCAAGAGCCGAGTAAGATTGTCAAAAAAAAGAATGCTACAATTTGGTTATTTAGAATTCATTTGATGTGATCATTCATGGTTAGTGTTATCAATCATTTTTTGTTATCAAAATAACTCCTGATTTTCTCCATTTATTTCTTAGAAGCTGCTTATTAAGCAGATATGTTTCCCAGAAGTTTGAGTAAtcgttttttaaaaaggtttacaTTTTCTTTCAATTCATTAAAGTTACACCTAATGACTGTTCTGACCAATATTTCCTTGATAATTGTTTGATTAGATGCATATtattattctgcaaatttgaaagGTATTTGATACTATGGACAATATTTCGGTTATAACTGCTTATACTTACTATGTGTATTGTTTCAATTATAGGGAGCCAGCTATTTGCAGTCTAGCGATTTCAGCGAGCAAATTTGAAGATGATATATCAACTGGAACATCGGACATTCAATCGTACTTTTTTAACAAAACCCCCACCAAGGCTCcatttaatgcagaaaaaaagtcGATAAATATTGAGactgaaaatatttctcataattgcaaaaatgtcGAAGATAAAGTATTAAACTGTGAACAAATGGAGAAAGCAAAAATGAACATCACTAGCTTTTTCAGTCCGCTAGCACACAGCTCTAAAAATACAGATTTTGGTGGTAATGTATGTGCTGTGGATTCAGAACTGAGGAGCAAAGATGCCAATAAATCTGATGATAGCATTCAGTCAATAAATACAGATGATATAATGAATGAAAGGCCAAATACTGCCATATCTGCACAGCAAAATTTACAAATGGACAAACCTGAAACAGTGAAgggattttttgcaaaaaaactggCTGAAATGAAAATGTCAACTCCTGAAAAGTCTGCTACTACAGTTAAATCTAATAACTGTAGTAGTGCAAACGCATGTTCTGAAGAAGATTCTGTAAAATGTGATGTTTCATCACAAAATGGATTTTTAGCTGATTTTTCTTGTGTGCCATCTACTTCAAAAGACCAATATTCAGAACTAGATCCTGAATtgactaaaatgtgttcaaaatgcaataaaaaaattcctatttGGGAAGAAGAGGAACATATGGATTACCATATTGCTTTAGATCTTTCAAAAGAATTCAGAACTCAATCTGTAGGGAAAATTAATATACCTTCAAAAAGTCATGTTTCTTCAATGTCAAGGAAGGGCAGCAAAAGAGGTGCTAAATCAAAATTTCCACttcctaaaaaaaaatccatgcaaTACACACTAGATTCTTTCAtaagtaatgaaaaataattgagcACACTGAGTTCTTGTTTTAACTatgtaaattgaaatatttatcaactgttaatttatatgatttttttttctataatgaaATTAAGTAGTtgcatgtaaaatgtttattattaaaattatatttcattaaacttCATCAGTTTTGTTAATCCTTCTCTTTCAGTCCATTTAATTTGAACCGTTATTGCCTATGCATTTTAAAGGAGTTGCAGAATATTCAGTTAAATTGGGGTCATTCTTTCTCAGAAGCAAATatgcaaaatttcctttttactctaaaattaaaaaaactcttgTTAGTATCGATGTTTCTTGCAGGACTGCCAGGTAAGAGGGAAAATGCCCAGCTCCCACTCTGGAGGGTTTTAGAgattccgactcttttacccctgAATCAGTCTGACTCTGCTCACATTGGCCAAGTTGCagattttgagagaaaatgaccgactcggACTCTTGAGCCTTTTACTCCttcactccaaaatcagtccaactcaaCCACTCCAACTTCACAGCCCTGGTATTacaatgcaaaataaaatcaatgaaaatgCATAACAGTAAATAGCATTTTTATGTCTAAACTCAatgcaagatttaaaaaaaaggacagtCAAAGGAGTGCAAAAGGAGCACGATTTTTGCTCCTTATAACCAAATGCTGATAAAAagcgggtttttgaaaaaaacgtaaaaatttaaacacatgTTTTGTGCCTTGTTTGGTTTCTGTACAGTATCAAAGAAGTTGTTTAATGTGCTTAGAACTCTTATCTAATTTCTTTCTTGCTTTACTGTTTTTCGAGAAATCTCATGGTTTGAAAACCATTGTCATTTGCACCCGACTtccaaaatagtttgaagttATTCAGCACATCAACAGCCATTAACTGTGTTGAGCttgaaattcttcacatttg from Uloborus diversus isolate 005 chromosome 5, Udiv.v.3.1, whole genome shotgun sequence encodes:
- the LOC129222218 gene encoding DNA polymerase eta-like; this encodes MASKPDERVIVLVDMDCFYVQVEQKLCPKYFGKPCAVVQYNTWKGGGIIAVNYEARARGVTRMLRGDEAQKLCPDIHLFRVPEVRGKADLTKYREAGAKVLDVLCEYCDCVERASIDEAYLDMTAVINAKLQSSVSCDQIPNTYVVGWGDEEETRKTEVAKWLQMIHEEDHLYNDKMLAIAAVITEEMRAAVFSKTGYRCSAGIAHNKMLSKLSCGLHKPNKQTVLPQASIQLLYSTIPINKVRNLGGKLGKEVTEKFNAKTMGELFNVSKSQFVGSFGEKTGSWLYNLARGIENEPVIARQLPKSVGCGKNFPGKKSLSTKDEVMHWLTQLCTELEERLTKDKENNQRIARLLTISVRNKGNEGFTAISRSCPIYVYNSQKLTQDAFNAIQKLNIGSNSSWEPAICSLAISASKFEDDISTGTSDIQSYFFNKTPTKAPFNAEKKSINIETENISHNCKNVEDKVLNCEQMEKAKMNITSFFSPLAHSSKNTDFGGNVCAVDSELRSKDANKSDDSIQSINTDDIMNERPNTAISAQQNLQMDKPETVKGFFAKKLAEMKMSTPEKSATTVKSNNCSSANACSEEDSVKCDVSSQNGFLADFSCVPSTSKDQYSELDPELTKMCSKCNKKIPIWEEEEHMDYHIALDLSKEFRTQSVGKINIPSKSHVSSMSRKGSKRGAKSKFPLPKKKSMQYTLDSFISNEK